The Neodiprion fabricii isolate iyNeoFabr1 chromosome 4, iyNeoFabr1.1, whole genome shotgun sequence genome window below encodes:
- the LOC124181313 gene encoding uncharacterized protein LOC124181313 encodes MPGLLKLLSLLIYTVIGVQNGESSSDVWPLERPDGMPAIESLEVMCGKDHMDVHLSFSHPFEGIVSSKGQHADPRCVYVPPSTGQTFFSFRIAYARCGTKPDMHGQFYENTVVVQYDKDLLEVWDEAKRLRCEWFNDYEKTASKPPMVIADLDVIQLDFRGDNVDCWMEIQHGKGPWAPPVSGIVPLGSTLTLVIAINDYRGEFDMRVKSCVASNGRGHKIQLSDEFGCVLRPKMISRFLKARGSDDRATVITYAFFHAFKFPDALSVHIKCKVEICRHGCLDHCQLDGQISHFAQKRKDHQAPSILTYTASATTTATTGEVDEDASIYEDIIENGAGEVASQGEPQFPTVAEKSSSPKAEAQTSQRQPAPIVEPQQEDSESLMGQSYPFLEPLRRLQQQEDNNPTEEKFPHGPRNLEKEQPLHAGESLSSGGGSPVATRQKRSVVVSDRKARSADVGVSGLYEVISEADLAFSPDAHAEAVTVFQGRIREEVVYGICLPIPGFSALFVIVSLSAVVSALIAGAMLHRLQMQREVVAVSQEGTAAVATHRWLAYRLLRVRRLNQMQQPPQINLSQPQSQPQSVAATTVEQG; translated from the exons ATGCCAGGGCTGTTAAAGTTGCTAAGCTTGCTGATCTATACA GTGATTGGCGTGCAGAACGGTGAGTCTAGCAGCGACGTCTGGCCCCTGGAGCGGCCGGACGGCATGCCAGCAATTGAATCTCTCGAAGTAATGTGCGGGAAAGATCACATGGACGTGCATTTATCCTTCTCGCATCCCTTCGAGGGGATTGTATCCTCGAAGGGTCAACACGCCGATCCTCGCTGCGTTTACGTGCCGCCGTCAACAGGACAGACCTTCTTTTCATTCCGCATAGCCTACGCgag GTGCGGTACCAAACCGGATATGCATGGACAGTTTTACGAGAACACAGTCGTCGTACAGTACGACAAGGATCTTCTCGAGGTCTGGGATGAGGCCAAACGACTCAGGTGCGAATGGTTCAATGATTACGAAAAAACTGCCTCAAAACCACCGATGGTCATTGCTGACCTCGACGTTATACAGCTCGATTTTCGAG gGGATAACGTCGATTGCTGGATGGAAATTCAGCATGGTAAAGGGCCGTGGGCGCCGCCGGTATCCGGGATTGTTCCTCTGGGCTCAACCCTGACCCTCGTCATCGCTATCAACGATTACCGAG GTGAATTCGACATGAGAGTCAAGTCCTGCGTCGCGTCCAATGGACGAGGTCACAAGATTCAACTTAGCGACGAATTTGGCTGCGTACTAAGGCCGAAAATGATCAGTCGATTCTTGAAGGCGCGAGGATCCGATGATCGAGCCACGGTCATTACCTACGCCTTCTTCCACGCATTCAAATTCCCCGACGCTCTGAGCGTCCACATCAAATGCAAG GTAGAGATCTGCAGGCACGGTTGCCTCGACCATTGCCAATTGGACGGTCAGATAAGCCACTTCGCTCAAAAGCGTAAAGACCATCAGGCACCGTCGATACTTACTTACACCGCATCGGCAACGACAACCGCAACGACAGGCGAAGTGGACGAGGACGCTTCTATTTACGAGGACATcatcgaaaacggtgcaggaGAAGTCGCCTCTCAAGGTGAACCGCAGTTTCCAACCGTTGCCGAAAAGTCTTCCTCTCCGAAGGCCGAGGCCCAGACGAGTCAACGTCAACCAGCACCGATAGTCGAACCCCAGCAGGAAGACTCTGAGAGTCTTATGGGCCAGTCGTATCCGTTCTTG GAACCGCTTCGGCGCCTGCAGCAGCAAGAGGATAACAACCCGACAGAAGAGAAGTTCCCACACGGTCCGCGGAACCTGGAAAAGGAGCAGCCACTGCACGCCGGTGAATCACTCTCGTCGGGAGGCGGATCGCCGGTAGCAACGCGTCAGAAAAGATCGGTAGTGGTTTCCGACCGGAAGGCGAGAAGCGCGGACGTCGGTGTCAGCGGTCTCTACGAGGTGATCTCGGAGGCGGATCTCGCCTTCAGTCCGGACGCCCACGCCGAGGCAGTGACCGTATTTCAAGGCAGGATCAGGGAGGAGGTCGTCTACGGTATCTGTCTTCCGATACCCGGATTCAGCGCCCTGTTCGTCATAGTATCGCTGTCGGCCGTAGTGTCCGCCCTTATCGCCGGCGCTATGCTGCATCGGCTTCAGATGCAACGCGAAGTCGTCGCCGTCAGCCAGGAAGGCACCGCTGCAGTTGCGACGCACAGATGGCTCGCTTACCGGCTGCTTCGCGTGCGTCGGCTCAACCAGATGCAGCAGCCTCCACAGATAAACCTCAGCCAGCCCCAGAGTCAACCTCAATCCGTGGCCGCCACCACGGTTGAACAAGGCTGA
- the LOC124181308 gene encoding uncharacterized protein LOC124181308 isoform X1 — MVDSSGEYVLQWEGHASHVTERFSGLLARQSLVDITLICQEQRLRVHKLVLASCSLYFEEMLEQDLGQEPTVLFSDINFEVLKSMVEFMYCGETNISKQHLEPLLQAAIVFKVKELASIVKNVIGAKNINTDETSDCLEEFCEENANDLAEESDYSLFSDNDCRQTWNKIGVDIYPRNDTDERTDAAYLNDDNSSTHDTDARNSDQSQATLSFIDVAHKNIEQTYPDVPSAVNPALKFDIHRISTADSVNADTNMFCNDKSGRQPVLYEQCCDFVNTDTTFDQCMDIPLPLSQSRIEEKCETIYQSMPEFQEFTRTVDKYLKVYTHKKRRNFSGRLENRLVKLTENSPELANNNCIDLKDEPSRNETELESEYILGLGPKIVENISDLTSSDTSEESVVSTASVDIDTTVNFNNKHARQMKEIFTNEQLDPTIFRSNSIQCPPTLRRSVRLSQHENDDSTNDKTLQDMERRRDMRKSSMTIKRRNKDSDYSESDENKASPLSSVAKCSDPRRSLRSNSKFIARRSKSHLSLSKDINRSEEKVIANGKLKPDKLQIIKPEPGEKFSNKFNTIATVSRVLWGDMSDCLENSENNIEDYMDYSPSKEIPFAVGLLPLRAALERMQATPDYQPRKTRSSVMLFRQEFNGVKRKSCGGSSADSNNGSAKRQNTQSPGDNLNSNTVCHVRITASHSQPVVRPRRKSLNEEVAARTNIASRQ; from the exons gAAATGTTGGAACAAGATCTGGGCCAGGAGCCGACAGTTCTATTCAGCGACATCAATTTCGAAGTTTTGAAATCGATGGTTGAATTCATGTACTGCGGAGAAACGAATATTTCGAAACAGCACTTGGAACCTTTACTTCAAGCTGCTATAGTGTTTAAG gtgaAAGAACTCGCTTCTATTGTCAAAAATGTGATTGGAGCTAAAAATATCAACACAGATGAAACAAGCGATTGTTTGGAAGAATTTTGTGAAGAAAATGCCAATGATTTGGCAGAGGAAAGTGATTACAGTTTATTCAGTGATAATGACTGTAGGCAGACGTGGAATAAAATTGGAGTAGATATATACCCCAGAAACGACACAGATGAAAGGACTGATGCAGCATATCTGAATGATGACAATTCATCAACACACGACACCGATGCAAGAAATTCTGATCAATCTCAAGCAACGTTATCTTTCATTGATGTTGCACATAAAAACATCGAGCAAACCTACCCCGATGTTCCCAGTGCTGTGAATCCGgcattgaaatttgatatacACAGAATTAGTACTGCAGATAGTGTAAATGCCGATACCAACATGTTTTGCAATGATAAAAGCGGCAGGCAACCTGTGCTTTATGAACAATGCTGTGATTTTGTAAATACTGATACAACCTTTGACCAATGTATGGATATCCCTTTGCCTTTATCTCAATCTCGCATCGAAGAAAAATGCGAAACTATCTATCAGTCAATGCCtgaatttcaagaatttacgAGAACcgttgataaatatttgaaggTTTACACGCACAAAAAGAGACGTAACTTTAGTGGAAGGCTAGAGAACCGGCTGGTTAAATTGACTGAGAATTCACCCGAACTAGCGAATAACAACTGTATAGATTTGAAAGATGAACCGTCGAGGAATGAAACTGAACTGGAAAGCGAGTATATTTTAGGTTTAGGACCCAAAATTGTAGAGAACATATCAGATTTGACAAGTAGTGATACCTCAGAGGAAAGTGTCGTCTCAACTGCATCTGTTGACATCGACACTACTGTCAACTTTAATAATAAACATGCCAGACAAATGAAAGAGATTTTCACAAATGAGCAATTAGATCCCACCATCTTTAGATCCAATTCCATACAGTGTCCACCAACATTACGAAGAAGTGTGAGGCTGAGCCAGCACGAAAACGACGATTCCACAAACGATAAGACTCTCCAGGACATggagagaagaagagataTGCGGAAAAGTTCTATGACAATAAAACGCAGGAACAAGGACTCAGATTACAGTGAATCAGATGAGAATAAAGCGAGTCCACTAAGCTCGGTGGCAAAATGCTCAGATCCACGAAGATCACTGCGAAGTAATAGCAAGTTTATTGCACGTAGAAGCAAAAGCCATTTATCACTATCCAAGGATATCAACAGAAGTGAAGAGAAAGTGATAGCTAATGGTAAATTGAAGCCAGATAAATTGCAGATAATAAAACCAGAGCCAggggaaaagttttcaaataaattcaacaCCATAGCTACTGTGAGTCGAGTACTGTGGGGTGACATGTCAGACTGTTTGGAAAACAGCGAGAACAATATTGAGGACTATATGGACTATTCGCCGAGCAAGGAGATCCCGTTTGCCGTTGGACTATTGCCGCTTCGTGCTGCCCTCGAAAGGATGCAAGCCACACCCGATTATCAGCCGCGGAAAACCCGATCCTCTGTGATGCTATTTAGGCAGGAGTTTAACGGTGTCAAAAGAAAAAGCTGTGGTGGTAGCAGCGCCGACTCAAATAATGGCAGCGCAAAACGACAGAACACTCAATCGCCTGGTGATAATTTGAACAGCAATACTGTTTGTCACGTTCGCATTACCGCGAGTCATTCACAGCCTGTGGTTAGGCCTCGACGAAAATCGTTGAACGAGGAAGTAGCCGCCCGGACGAATATAGCCAGTCGGCAATGA
- the LOC124181308 gene encoding uncharacterized protein LOC124181308 isoform X3 yields MTSVLAIPQGLAVKELASIVKNVIGAKNINTDETSDCLEEFCEENANDLAEESDYSLFSDNDCRQTWNKIGVDIYPRNDTDERTDAAYLNDDNSSTHDTDARNSDQSQATLSFIDVAHKNIEQTYPDVPSAVNPALKFDIHRISTADSVNADTNMFCNDKSGRQPVLYEQCCDFVNTDTTFDQCMDIPLPLSQSRIEEKCETIYQSMPEFQEFTRTVDKYLKVYTHKKRRNFSGRLENRLVKLTENSPELANNNCIDLKDEPSRNETELESEYILGLGPKIVENISDLTSSDTSEESVVSTASVDIDTTVNFNNKHARQMKEIFTNEQLDPTIFRSNSIQCPPTLRRSVRLSQHENDDSTNDKTLQDMERRRDMRKSSMTIKRRNKDSDYSESDENKASPLSSVAKCSDPRRSLRSNSKFIARRSKSHLSLSKDINRSEEKVIANGKLKPDKLQIIKPEPGEKFSNKFNTIATVSRVLWGDMSDCLENSENNIEDYMDYSPSKEIPFAVGLLPLRAALERMQATPDYQPRKTRSSVMLFRQEFNGVKRKSCGGSSADSNNGSAKRQNTQSPGDNLNSNTVCHVRITASHSQPVVRPRRKSLNEEVAARTNIASRQ; encoded by the exons ATGACTAGCGTACTTGCTATACCTCAAGGACTCGCA gtgaAAGAACTCGCTTCTATTGTCAAAAATGTGATTGGAGCTAAAAATATCAACACAGATGAAACAAGCGATTGTTTGGAAGAATTTTGTGAAGAAAATGCCAATGATTTGGCAGAGGAAAGTGATTACAGTTTATTCAGTGATAATGACTGTAGGCAGACGTGGAATAAAATTGGAGTAGATATATACCCCAGAAACGACACAGATGAAAGGACTGATGCAGCATATCTGAATGATGACAATTCATCAACACACGACACCGATGCAAGAAATTCTGATCAATCTCAAGCAACGTTATCTTTCATTGATGTTGCACATAAAAACATCGAGCAAACCTACCCCGATGTTCCCAGTGCTGTGAATCCGgcattgaaatttgatatacACAGAATTAGTACTGCAGATAGTGTAAATGCCGATACCAACATGTTTTGCAATGATAAAAGCGGCAGGCAACCTGTGCTTTATGAACAATGCTGTGATTTTGTAAATACTGATACAACCTTTGACCAATGTATGGATATCCCTTTGCCTTTATCTCAATCTCGCATCGAAGAAAAATGCGAAACTATCTATCAGTCAATGCCtgaatttcaagaatttacgAGAACcgttgataaatatttgaaggTTTACACGCACAAAAAGAGACGTAACTTTAGTGGAAGGCTAGAGAACCGGCTGGTTAAATTGACTGAGAATTCACCCGAACTAGCGAATAACAACTGTATAGATTTGAAAGATGAACCGTCGAGGAATGAAACTGAACTGGAAAGCGAGTATATTTTAGGTTTAGGACCCAAAATTGTAGAGAACATATCAGATTTGACAAGTAGTGATACCTCAGAGGAAAGTGTCGTCTCAACTGCATCTGTTGACATCGACACTACTGTCAACTTTAATAATAAACATGCCAGACAAATGAAAGAGATTTTCACAAATGAGCAATTAGATCCCACCATCTTTAGATCCAATTCCATACAGTGTCCACCAACATTACGAAGAAGTGTGAGGCTGAGCCAGCACGAAAACGACGATTCCACAAACGATAAGACTCTCCAGGACATggagagaagaagagataTGCGGAAAAGTTCTATGACAATAAAACGCAGGAACAAGGACTCAGATTACAGTGAATCAGATGAGAATAAAGCGAGTCCACTAAGCTCGGTGGCAAAATGCTCAGATCCACGAAGATCACTGCGAAGTAATAGCAAGTTTATTGCACGTAGAAGCAAAAGCCATTTATCACTATCCAAGGATATCAACAGAAGTGAAGAGAAAGTGATAGCTAATGGTAAATTGAAGCCAGATAAATTGCAGATAATAAAACCAGAGCCAggggaaaagttttcaaataaattcaacaCCATAGCTACTGTGAGTCGAGTACTGTGGGGTGACATGTCAGACTGTTTGGAAAACAGCGAGAACAATATTGAGGACTATATGGACTATTCGCCGAGCAAGGAGATCCCGTTTGCCGTTGGACTATTGCCGCTTCGTGCTGCCCTCGAAAGGATGCAAGCCACACCCGATTATCAGCCGCGGAAAACCCGATCCTCTGTGATGCTATTTAGGCAGGAGTTTAACGGTGTCAAAAGAAAAAGCTGTGGTGGTAGCAGCGCCGACTCAAATAATGGCAGCGCAAAACGACAGAACACTCAATCGCCTGGTGATAATTTGAACAGCAATACTGTTTGTCACGTTCGCATTACCGCGAGTCATTCACAGCCTGTGGTTAGGCCTCGACGAAAATCGTTGAACGAGGAAGTAGCCGCCCGGACGAATATAGCCAGTCGGCAATGA
- the LOC124181308 gene encoding uncharacterized protein LOC124181308 isoform X2: MTSVLAIPQGLAVIENFTFGNNKIVVHVSVTNRSRVKELASIVKNVIGAKNINTDETSDCLEEFCEENANDLAEESDYSLFSDNDCRQTWNKIGVDIYPRNDTDERTDAAYLNDDNSSTHDTDARNSDQSQATLSFIDVAHKNIEQTYPDVPSAVNPALKFDIHRISTADSVNADTNMFCNDKSGRQPVLYEQCCDFVNTDTTFDQCMDIPLPLSQSRIEEKCETIYQSMPEFQEFTRTVDKYLKVYTHKKRRNFSGRLENRLVKLTENSPELANNNCIDLKDEPSRNETELESEYILGLGPKIVENISDLTSSDTSEESVVSTASVDIDTTVNFNNKHARQMKEIFTNEQLDPTIFRSNSIQCPPTLRRSVRLSQHENDDSTNDKTLQDMERRRDMRKSSMTIKRRNKDSDYSESDENKASPLSSVAKCSDPRRSLRSNSKFIARRSKSHLSLSKDINRSEEKVIANGKLKPDKLQIIKPEPGEKFSNKFNTIATVSRVLWGDMSDCLENSENNIEDYMDYSPSKEIPFAVGLLPLRAALERMQATPDYQPRKTRSSVMLFRQEFNGVKRKSCGGSSADSNNGSAKRQNTQSPGDNLNSNTVCHVRITASHSQPVVRPRRKSLNEEVAARTNIASRQ, encoded by the exons ATGACTAGCGTACTTGCTATACCTCAAGGACTCGCAGTAATTGAAAACTTTACATTTGGCAATAACAAAATAGTTGTGCATGTTTCCGTCACCAATCGCTCTCGG gtgaAAGAACTCGCTTCTATTGTCAAAAATGTGATTGGAGCTAAAAATATCAACACAGATGAAACAAGCGATTGTTTGGAAGAATTTTGTGAAGAAAATGCCAATGATTTGGCAGAGGAAAGTGATTACAGTTTATTCAGTGATAATGACTGTAGGCAGACGTGGAATAAAATTGGAGTAGATATATACCCCAGAAACGACACAGATGAAAGGACTGATGCAGCATATCTGAATGATGACAATTCATCAACACACGACACCGATGCAAGAAATTCTGATCAATCTCAAGCAACGTTATCTTTCATTGATGTTGCACATAAAAACATCGAGCAAACCTACCCCGATGTTCCCAGTGCTGTGAATCCGgcattgaaatttgatatacACAGAATTAGTACTGCAGATAGTGTAAATGCCGATACCAACATGTTTTGCAATGATAAAAGCGGCAGGCAACCTGTGCTTTATGAACAATGCTGTGATTTTGTAAATACTGATACAACCTTTGACCAATGTATGGATATCCCTTTGCCTTTATCTCAATCTCGCATCGAAGAAAAATGCGAAACTATCTATCAGTCAATGCCtgaatttcaagaatttacgAGAACcgttgataaatatttgaaggTTTACACGCACAAAAAGAGACGTAACTTTAGTGGAAGGCTAGAGAACCGGCTGGTTAAATTGACTGAGAATTCACCCGAACTAGCGAATAACAACTGTATAGATTTGAAAGATGAACCGTCGAGGAATGAAACTGAACTGGAAAGCGAGTATATTTTAGGTTTAGGACCCAAAATTGTAGAGAACATATCAGATTTGACAAGTAGTGATACCTCAGAGGAAAGTGTCGTCTCAACTGCATCTGTTGACATCGACACTACTGTCAACTTTAATAATAAACATGCCAGACAAATGAAAGAGATTTTCACAAATGAGCAATTAGATCCCACCATCTTTAGATCCAATTCCATACAGTGTCCACCAACATTACGAAGAAGTGTGAGGCTGAGCCAGCACGAAAACGACGATTCCACAAACGATAAGACTCTCCAGGACATggagagaagaagagataTGCGGAAAAGTTCTATGACAATAAAACGCAGGAACAAGGACTCAGATTACAGTGAATCAGATGAGAATAAAGCGAGTCCACTAAGCTCGGTGGCAAAATGCTCAGATCCACGAAGATCACTGCGAAGTAATAGCAAGTTTATTGCACGTAGAAGCAAAAGCCATTTATCACTATCCAAGGATATCAACAGAAGTGAAGAGAAAGTGATAGCTAATGGTAAATTGAAGCCAGATAAATTGCAGATAATAAAACCAGAGCCAggggaaaagttttcaaataaattcaacaCCATAGCTACTGTGAGTCGAGTACTGTGGGGTGACATGTCAGACTGTTTGGAAAACAGCGAGAACAATATTGAGGACTATATGGACTATTCGCCGAGCAAGGAGATCCCGTTTGCCGTTGGACTATTGCCGCTTCGTGCTGCCCTCGAAAGGATGCAAGCCACACCCGATTATCAGCCGCGGAAAACCCGATCCTCTGTGATGCTATTTAGGCAGGAGTTTAACGGTGTCAAAAGAAAAAGCTGTGGTGGTAGCAGCGCCGACTCAAATAATGGCAGCGCAAAACGACAGAACACTCAATCGCCTGGTGATAATTTGAACAGCAATACTGTTTGTCACGTTCGCATTACCGCGAGTCATTCACAGCCTGTGGTTAGGCCTCGACGAAAATCGTTGAACGAGGAAGTAGCCGCCCGGACGAATATAGCCAGTCGGCAATGA